The Drosophila teissieri strain GT53w chromosome X, Prin_Dtei_1.1, whole genome shotgun sequence genome has a segment encoding these proteins:
- the LOC122623274 gene encoding protein sevenless isoform X2 produces MTMFWHQNVDHQSDQQDNQPKGSAPTKRLNISFNVKIAVNVNTKMCTTHINRQAPTSSSSNSQNDSPPASKIVVHQQSNSFDLRQQLARLGRQLASGQDGHGGISTILIVNLLLLILLSICCDVCRSHNYTVHQSPEPLSKDQMRLLRPKLDSDVVEKVAIWHKHAAAAPPSIVEGIAISSRPQATLAHPPEDRQRDRDRKSPEDQHGVDERMVLERVTRDCVQRCIVECTKGCAQWYRALKELETCQEACLSLQFYPHDMPCIGACEMAQRDYWHLQRLAISHLVERTQPQLERAPRADGQATPLTIRWAMHFPEHYLASRPFNIQYQYVDHHDEEPPLEQDDRDASGEAGASAWFNLADYDCDEYYVCEILEALIPYTQYRFRFELPFGENRDEVLYSPATPAYQTPPEGAPVSAPVIEHLLGLDDSHLAVHWHPGRFTNGPVEGYRLRLSSSEGNFTTEQLIPAGRGSYIFSQLQAGTNYTLELSMINKQGEGPVAKAFVQTHSSRNDKPVKDLTESVLLAGRRAVMWQSLEPAGENSMIYQSQEELADVAWSKREQQLWLLNIHGELRSLKFEAGQMVSPAQELKLNLGNVSSGRWVPRRLSLDWLHHRLYFAMESLDRNQSSFQLISTDLLGESAQKVGESFDRPVEQLEVDALNGWIFWRNEEALWRQDLQGRMSHRLLRIRQPGWFIVQPQHFLIRLMLPQEGKFLEISYDGGYKNPLPPLPPPTAAGTASSHWQSFAQLGRSLLLPAAGQLILVEQQGQAASPSASWPLRNLPDCWAVILLVPESQPLTSAGGKPHSLKALLGAQAAKISWQEPARNPYQSADAARSWSYELEVLDVASQSAFSIRNIRGPFFGLQRLQPDNLYQLRVRAINVDGEPGEWTEPLAARTWPLGPHRLRWASRQGGVLHSDELGEGLAVQQEQLERLPGPMTMVNDSVGYYVTGEGRLHCISLLHSQWGCPLSEPLQHVGSVTYDWRGGRVYWTDLARNCVVRMDPWSGSRELLPIFEANYLALDSRQGHLYYTTSSQLCRHGSTPDEAVTYYRVNGLEGSIASFVLDTQQDQLYWLVKGAAALRLYRAPLVAGGDALQMIHQLKGGFQAVSDSLQLLRPLGALLWLERSGRRARLVRLAAPQDVMELPTPDQAAPASALQLLDPQPLPPPDEGVIPMTVSPESVRLDDGHWDDFHVRWQPSTAGGNHSVSYRLLLEFGQRLQTLDLSTPFARLTQLPQAQLQLKISITPRTAWRSGDTTRVQLTTPPVAPSQPRRLRVFVERLSTALQEANVSAVLRWDAPEQGQEAPVQALEYHISCWLGSELHEELRLNQSALEARVEHLQPDQTYHFQVEARVAATGAAAGAASHALHVAPEVQAVPRLLYANAEFIGELDLDTRDRRRLVHTASPVEHLVGIEGEQRLLWVNEHVELLTHVPGSAPAKLARMRAEVLALAVDWVQRIVYWAELDATAPQAAVVYRLDLCNFEGKILQGDRMWSTPRGRLLKDLVALPQAQSLIWLEYEQGSPRNGSLRGRNLTDGSELEWATVQPLIRLHAGSLEPGSETLNLVDNQSKLCVYDVARQLCTASALRAQLNLLGEDSIAGQLAQDAGYLYAVKNWSIRAYGRRRQQLEYTVELEPEEVRLLQAHNYQAYPPRNCLLLPSSGGHFLKASDCEEQRCQLHLPMITASAECPLPVPGVRYQLNLTLAQGQGSEEQQHEEEPLGQWQLSAGESMNLTDLLPFTRYRVAGVLSSYYQKRLALPTLVLPPLELLTASATPSPPRNFSVRVLSPRELEVSWLPPEQLRSESVYYTLHWQQELDGEEVPDRRDWEAHERRLETAGTHRLTGIKPGSGYSLWVQAHATPTKSNSSERLHVRSFAELPELQLLELGPYSLSLTWAGTPDPLGSLQLECRSSAEQLRRNVAGNHSRMVVEPLQPRTRYQCRLLLGYAATPGAPLYHGTAEVYETLGDAPSQPGKPQLEHIAEEVFRVTWTAARGNGAPIALYNLEALQARNDMRRKRRRRRRNSGGSLEQLPWAEEPLVVEDQWLDFCNTTELSCIVKSLHSSRLLLFRVRARSLEHGWGPYSEESERVAEPFVSPEKRGSLVLAIIAPAAIVSSCVLALVLVRKVQKRRLRAKKLLQQSRPSIWSNLSTLQTQQQLMAARNRAFSTTLSDADIALLPQINWSQLKLLRFLGSGAFGEVYEGQLSTEDSEEPQRVAIKSLRKGASEFAELLQEAQLMSNFKHENIVCLVGICFDTESISLIMEHMEAGDLLSYLRAARATSTQEPQPAAGLSLAELLAMCIDVANGCSYLEDMHFVHRDLACRNCLVTESTGGTDRRRTVKIGDFGLARDIYKSDYYRKEGEGLLPVRWMSPESLVDGLFTTQSDVWAFGVLCWEILTLGQQPYAARNNFEVLAHVKEGGRLQQPPMCTEKLYSLLLLCWRTDPWERPSFRRCYNTLHAISTDLRRSQMASGTGDAVVSCSRPEFKVRFDGQPLEEHEEHKEQKQHKEHKEHEEHKEHKEHKEQPEEESLTLREVPLKDKQLYANEGVSRL; encoded by the exons ATGACTATGTTTTGGCACCAAAATGTAGACCACCAGTCGGATCAGCAGGACAACCAGCCGAAAGGTTCAGCTCCCACAAAGAGATTGAACATCAGCTTCAATGTGAAGATCGCGGTGAATGTGAACACCAAGATGTGCACCACCCACATCAACCGGCAGGcacccacctcctcctcctccaactCCCAGAATGACTCACCACCGGCCAGCAAGATTGTGGTCCACCAGCAGAGCAACTCGTTCGATCTCCGCCAGCAACTGGCCCGTCTGGGCCGCCAGTTGGCCAGCGGTCAGGATGGCCACGGCGGCATATCCACCATTCTGATCGTCAATCTGCTCCTGCTCATCCTGCTCTCGATCTGCTGCGATGTCTGCCGATCGCACAACTACACGGTGCACCAGAGTCCCGAACCCCTCTCCAAGGACCAAATGCGTCTGCTGCGTCCCAAGCTGGACAGCGATGTGGTCGAGAAGGTGGCCATCTGGCACAAGCACGCCGCCGCAGCTCCGCCCAGCATTGTCGAGGGCATCGCCATAAGCAGCAGACCACAGGCAACGCTGGCCCATCCTCCGGAGGATCGGCAGCGGGATCGGGATCGTAAGTCGCCGGAGGACCAGCACGGCGTCGACGAGCGAATGGTCTTGGAGCGCGTGACACGGGATTGTGTGCAGCGATGCATTGTTGAG tgcaccaAGGGCTGTGCGCAGTGGTATCGCGCCCTCAAGGAGCTGGAGACCTGCCAGGAGGCCTGC CTGTCGCTCCAGTTCTACCCGCACGACATGCCCTGCATCGGCGCCTGCGAGATGGCCCAGCGGGACTACTGGCACCTCCAGCGCCTGGCCATCAGCCACCTGGTGGAGCGGACGCAGCCGCAGCTGGAGCGGGCTCCGCGGGCGGACGGACAGGCCACGCCACTCACCATCCGCTGGGCGATGCACTTTCCGGAGCACTACCTGGCCAGCAGGCCCTTCAACATTCAGTACCAGTATGTGGATCACCACGACGAGGAGCCGCCTCTCGAGCAGGACGACCGGGATGCATCTGGTGAGGCGGGTGCCAGCGCCTGGTTCAACTTAGCGGATTACGACTGTGACGAGTATTATGTGTGCGAGATACTGGAGGCCCTGATACCCTACACACAATACAGG TTTCGCTTTGAGTTGCCTTTCGGCGAGAATAGAGACGAGGTGCTCTACTCCCCGGCCACGCCCGCCTACCAAACGCCCCCCGAGGGCGCGCCCGTCTCGGCGCCGGTCATCGAGCATCTGCTGGGTCTGGACGACAGCCACCTGGCCGTCCACTGGCATCCCGGCCGCTTCACCAACGGCCCCGTCGAGGGCTACCGCCTGCGTTTGAGCTCCTCCGAGGGAAACTTCACAACTGAACAG CTGATTCCGGCTGGACGCGGTAGCTACATCTTTTCCCAGCTGCAAGCTGGCACCAACTACACGCTGGAACTGAGCATGATCAACAAACAGGGTGAGGGGCCGGTGGCCAAGGCGTTTGTGCAGACCCACTCCTCCCGAAACGATAAGCCCGTCAAGGATCTAACCGAAAGTGTCCTGCTCGCCGGACGAAGGGCGGTGATGTGGCAATCTCTGGAGCCGGCCGGCGAGAATTCCATGATCTATCAGTCGCAGGAGGAACTGGCGGATGTCGCCTGGTCAAAGCGGGAGCAGCAACTGTGGCTGCTCAACATCCACGGCGAGTTGCGGAG CTTGAAATTCGAAGCCGGCCAGATGGTGAGTCCGGCGCAAgagctgaagctgaatctGGGAAACGTGTCCAGTGGAAGGTGGGTGCCACGCAGATTGAGCCTGGACTGGCTGCATCATCGACTGTACTTCGCCATGGAGTCGCTGGACCGCAACCAGTCCAGTTTCCAGCTTATCAGCACGGATTTGCTGGGTGAGTCGGCGCAGAAGGTGGGCGAGTCCTTCGATCGGCCCGTTGAGCAGCTGGAGGTGGATGCCTTGAATGGCTGGATCTTCTGGCGCAACGAGGAGGCGCTGTGGCGTCAGGATCTCCAAGGTCGAATGAGCCATCGCCTGCTGAGAATCAGGCAGCCGGGCTGGTTCATTGTGCAGCCGCAGCACTTCCTCATCCGACTGATGCTACCGCAGGAGGGTAAATTCCTGGAGATCAGCTACGATGGTGGATACAAGAATCCACTGCCGCCTCTTCCGCCTCCGACTGCAGCTGGAACTGCCTCCAGCCATTGGCAAAGCTTTGCCCAGCTTGGTCGCTCCCTGCTCCTGCCCGCTGCCGGTCAGCTGATCCTGGTCGAGCAGCAGGGTCAGGCAGCCAGTCCCAGTGCCTCCTGGCCTCTGAGGAACCTGCCCGACTGCTGGGCCGTGATTCTCCTGGTGCCGGAAAGCCAACCACTGACCAGCGCTGGAGGAAAGCCGCACAGCCTGAAGGCCTTGCTGGGAGCGCAGGCGGCGAAGATCTCGTGGCAGGAGCCGGCACGCAATCCCTACCAATCGGCGGATGCAGCACGCAGCTGGAGCTACGAGCTGGAGGTGCTGGACGTGGCTAGCCAAAGTGCCTTTAGCATACGCAATATTCGCGGACCCTTCTTTGGGCTGCAGCGTCTGCAGCCGGACAATCTCTACCAGCTGCGGGTGAGAGCCATCAATGTGGATGGTGAGCCGGGCGAGTGGACTGAACCGCTGGCAGCCCGCACCTGGCCACTGGGTCCACATCGATTGAGGTGGGCCAGTCGGCAGGGTGGCGTCCTTCATAGCGACGAGCTGGGCGAGGGCTTGGcagtgcagcaggagcaaTTGGAGCGACTACCCGGACCCATGACCATGGTGAATGACAGCGTGGGCTACTACGTCACTGGCGAGGGTCGGCTGCACTGCATCAGTCTGCTGCACAGCCAGTGGGGATGCCCCCTCTCGGAGCCACTGCAGCACGTGGGCTCGGTGACCTACGACTGGCGGGGCGGAAGAGTGTACTGGACAGATCTGGCCAGGAACTGCGTGGTGCGCATGGATCCGTGGTCGGGCAGCCGAGAGTTGTTGCCCATCTTTGAGGCCAACTACCTGGCATTGGATTCGCGTCAGGGTCACCTGTACTACACCACCAGCTCCCAGCTCTGCCGACATGGTTCCACGCCCGATGAAGCGGTCACCTATTACCGTGTCAATGGACTGGAGGGCAGCATCGCCTCCTTTGTGCTGGACACCCAGCAGGATCAGCTTTACTGGCTGGTGAAAGGTGCCGCTGCACTGCGTCTGTATCGTGCGCCCCTCGTCGCTGGCGGGGATGCGCTGCAGATGATCCACCAGCTAAAAGGCGGTTTCCAGGCTGTGTCGGACAGTCTGCAACTCCTGCGGCCTTTGGGCGCACTTCTTTGGCTGGAGCGGAGTGGCAGAAGGGCTCGCTTGGTGCGCCTGGCTGCTCCGCAGGATGTCATGGAGTTGCCGACTCCGGATCAGGCCGCTCCTGCCTCCGCTTTGCAGCTACTGGACCCACAACCATTGCCCCCGCCGGATGAGGGGGTTATACCCATGACTGTGAGCCCGGAGAGCGTGCGCCTGGACGATGGCCACTGGGACGACTTCCATGTGCGCTGGCAGCCCTCCACTGCCGGGGGCAATCACAGCGTATCCTATCGCCTGCTCCTCGAGTTCGGACAGCGACTGCAGACCTTGGACTTGAGCACACCATTCGCCCGGTTGACCCAGTTGCCGCAGGCTCAGTTGCAGCTGAAGATCAGCATCACACCGCGCACCGCGTGGCGCAGTGGAGACACCACTAGGGTGCAGCTCACCACTCCGCCGGTGGCACCCAGTCAGCCGCGTCGGCTGCGCGTGTTCGTGGAGCGTTTGTCCACCGCCCTGCAGGAGGCCAATGTGAGTGCTGTGCTCCGGTGGGATGCGCCGGAACAGGGTCAGGAGGCGCCAGTGCAGGCGCTGGAGTACCACATCAGCTGCTGGCTGGGCTCAGAGCTGCACGAGGAGCTGCGCTTGAACCAGAGTGCTCTGGAGGCGCGCGTGGAGCACCTGCAACCGGATCAGACCTACCACTTTCAGGTCGAGGCACGTGTGGCTGCCACGGGCGCAGCAGCGGGGGCAGCTAGCCATGCGCTGCACGTGGCACCGGAGGTGCAGGCggtgccacgcctactctacGCCAATGCGGAGTTCATTGGCGAACTGGACCTGGACACGCGGGATCGCAGGAGACTGGTGCACACGGCCAGTCCGGTGGAGCATCTGGTGGGCATCGAGGGCGAGCAGCGATTGCTGTGGGTCAACGAGCACGTGGAGCTGCTCACCCATGTCCCGGGCTCAGCTCCTGCCAAGCTGGCCAGGATGCGGGCCGAGGTCCTGGCCCTGGCCGTGGACTGGGTGCAGCGGATCGTCTACTGGGCGGAACTGGATGCCACTGCGCCGCAGGCGGCGGTAGTCTATCGCCTGGACTTGTGCAACTTCGAGGGCAAGATACTGCAGGGCGATCGCATGTGGAGCACGCCCAGAGGTCGTCTGCTGAAGGATCTGGTGGCCCTGCCGCAGGCACAGTCCTTGATTTGGCTGGAGTACGAGCAGGGATCTCCGAGGAATGGCTCCCTCCGCGGCAGAAACCTAACCGATGGCTCGGAGCTGGAATGGGCGACGGTGCAGCCGCTAATCCGTCTGCATGCTGGAAGCTTGGAGCCCGGTTCGGAGACCTTGAACCTGGTGGACAACCAGAGCAAGCTGTGTGTCTACGATGTGGCCCGCCAACTGTGCACGGCCAGCGCTCTGCGGGCACAGCTGAATCTGCTTGGCGAGGACTCCATTGCCGGTCAGTTGGCCCAGGACGCGGGATACCTGTATGCCGTGAAGAACTGGAGCATTCGCGCCTACGGTCGCCGGCGCCAGCAGCTGGAGTATACGGTGGAACTGGAGCCGGAGGAAGTGCGTCTGCTGCAGGCGCACAACTATCAGGCCTATCCGCCCAGGAACTGCCTGCTCCTTCCCTCGTCCGGGGGACACTTCCTGAAAGCTAGCGACTGCGAGGAGCAGAGATGCCAGCTGCATCTACCCATGATCACAGCGTCCGCAGAGTGTCCACTGCCCGTTCCCGGAGTTAGATACCAACTGAATCTTACATTGGCCCAGGGCCAGGGAtccgaggagcagcagcatgaGGAGGAGCCGCTTGGTCAGTGGCAGCTCAGTGCTGGGGAGTCGATGAATCTTACGGACCTGCTGCCCTTCACACGCTATCGCGTGGCCGGAGTCCTGAGCAGCTACTACCAAAAGAGGTTGGCATTACCCACCTTGGTGTTGCCCCCACTGGAGCTCCTCACCGCCTCCGCCACGCCCTCGCCGCCCAGGAACttcagtgtgcgtgtgctaaGTCCCAGGGAGCTGGAGGTCAGCTGGTTGCCGCCAGAGCAGCTGCGCAGCGAGAGCGTCTACTACACGCTCCACTGGCAGCAGGAACTGGATGGTGAGGAGGTGCCGGATCGGCGGGACTGGGAGGCACATGAGCGGCGGCTGGAGACGGCGGGCACGCACCGATTGACCGGCATCAAGCCGGGATCGGGGTATAGCCTGTGGGTGCAGgcccatgccacgcccaccaagagcaacagcagcgagCGGTTGCACGTGCGCAGTTTCGCCGAGTTGCCGGAGTTGCAGCTCCTGGAGCTGGGACCATACTCACTGAGTCTCACCTGGGCGGGAACGCCGGATCCTCTGGGTTCGCTGCAGCTCGAATGCCGATCGTCGGCTGAGCAACTGCGTCGCAATGTGGCCGGGAATCACAGCAGGATGGTGGTGGAGCCACTGCAGCCACGCACCCGCTACCAGTGTCGCCTGCTCCTGGGCTATGCGGCCACGCCAGGAGCTCCACTGTACCACGGAACAGCAGAGGTGTACGAGACCCTGGGCGATGCGCCCAGTCAGCCGGGAAAGCCGCAATTGGAGCACATCGCCGAGGAGGTGTTCCGTGTCACCTGGACGGCGGCCCGCGGCAATGGAGCACCCATTGCCCTCTACAATCTGGAGGCGCTGCAGGCGAGGAACGACATGCGCCGCAAGCGCAGAAGAAGGCGCCGCAATAGCGGCGGATCGTTGGAGCAGCTGCCGTGGGCCGAGGAGCCGCTGGTCGTGGAGGATCAGTGGCTGGACTTCTGCAACACCACCGAACTGAGCTGCATTGTGAAGAGTCTGCACTCGAGCAGGCTGCTCCTCTTCCGGGTGCGGGCGCGGAGCTTGGAGCACGGCTGGGGACCTTACAGCGAGGAGAGCGAACGGGTGGCGGAGCCCTTCGTCTCGCCGGAGAAGCGGGGATCCCTGGTGCTGGCCATCATCGCGCCGGCTGCCATCGTTTCCAGCTGCGTGCTGGCATTGGTGCTCGTCCGAAAAG TTCAAAAGCGCCGCCTGCGTGCCaagaagctgctgcagcagagtCGTCCCAGCATTTGGAGCAACCTGTCCACGCTgcagacgcagcagcagctgatggCCGCCAGGAATCGCGCCTTCTCCACCACGCTGAGTGATGCGGACATCGCGCTGCTGCCCCAAATCAATTGGAGCCAACTAAAGTTGCTCCGCTTCCTGGGCAGCGGCGCCTTTGGTGAGGTGTACGAGGGTCAGCTGAGCACGGAGGACTCCGAGGAGCCGCAACGCGTGGCCATCAAG AGTCTCCGCAAGGGAGCCAGTGAGTTTGCCGAGCTGCTGCAGGAGGCGCAGCTGATGAGCAACTTCAAGCACGAGAACATTGTGTGCCTGGTGGGGATCTGCTTCGACACCGAGTCCATCTCGCTGATCATGGAGCACATGGAGGCGGGCGATCTGCTTAGCTACCTACGTGCCGCCAGGGCTACCAGCACCCAG GAACCTCAGCCCGCAGCTGGACTCTCGCTCGCCGAGCTCCTGGCCATGTGCATTGATGTGGCCAATGGCTGCAGCTACCTGGAGGACATGCACTTCGTGCACCGCGACCTGGCCTGTCGCAACTGTTTGGTCACTGAGTCGACGGGTGGCACAGATCGGCGGCGCACCGTGAAGATCGGCGACTTTGGATTGGCGAGGGACATCTACAAGAGCGACTACTACCGCAAGGAGGGCGAGGGCCTGCTCCCGGTGCGCTGGATGTCGCCGGAGAGTCTCGTCGATGGCCTCTTCACCACGCAGTCGGATGTGTGGGCCTTCGGGGTGCTCTGCTGGGAGATCCTCACCCTCGGGCAGCAGCCGTATGCGGCGAGGAACAACTTCGAGGTGCTGGCCCATGTCAAGGAGGGCGGCCGCCTCCAGCAGCCGCCCATGTGCACGGAGAAGCT TTactccctgctgctgctttgctggCGAACGGATCCCTGGGAGCGGCCCAGCTTCCGGCGCTGCTACAACACACTCCATGCCATCAGCACCGATCTTCGGCGCAGCCAAATGGCATCGGGCACGGGGGATGCGGTGGTCAGCTGCAGCAGGCCGGAGTTCAAGGTGCGCTTCGATGGCCAGCCGCTGGAGGAGCACGAGGAGCACAAGGAGCAAAAGCAGCACAAGGAGCACAAGGAGCACGAGGAGCACAAGGAGCACAAGGAGCACaaggagcagccggaggaggagaGTCTGACGCTGCGGGAAGTGCCGCTCAAGGATAAGCAACTGTATGCCAACGAAGGAGTCTCCCGACTTTGA